Proteins encoded by one window of Bacillota bacterium:
- the pknB gene encoding Stk1 family PASTA domain-containing Ser/Thr kinase yields MTGGLLGRRYYLLETVGEGGMAIVYRARDTLLNRIVAVKVLRAQYASDEEFRERFRREAQSAAGLSHPSIVNVYDVGEDEGSNYIVMEWVRGETLYDVIRREGALPVDRAVGYGLQILDALEHAHQNGIIHRDVKPHNILVTADGRVKVADFGIAHAVSATGLTEAGTVLGTVNYTSPEQARGEAATAASDLYSLGVVMYEMLTGRLPFQGDTAVAVALKHIHERPVPPGAINPAVPKQLERAVLRALDKNPRNRWASARAFKFALLRAGTVGDGNSRLRDEKPSLEGRTGEGPDDLNITRPFGSAGEATNLKPQNPAGAKSGRQVRVLAAVVVALVLISATLAFALRAFQDWINVEEVTVPDIVGRTLPEAESLMRQNHLRLDSSVKRYDDLVEYNRVIEQDPPAGTKRKINSTVRAVISLGREMVTVPDLFNDTLREGQLELERAQLVFGEQDTGFHQDVAAGRVISQVPEAGTYVPKGTRVDVTVSSGPPPPPSEVPLVIGLSLERARERLAEAGFTVGEVT; encoded by the coding sequence GAGGGCGGCATGGCCATCGTGTACCGTGCCCGCGACACCCTTCTCAATAGGATCGTGGCAGTGAAGGTGCTCAGAGCCCAGTACGCCTCGGATGAGGAGTTCCGTGAGAGGTTCCGGCGAGAGGCGCAGAGTGCTGCAGGTCTGTCTCATCCGAGCATTGTGAATGTGTATGATGTGGGAGAGGACGAAGGCTCCAACTACATCGTCATGGAATGGGTGCGCGGCGAGACGCTCTACGACGTCATCCGGCGAGAGGGGGCGCTTCCCGTCGACCGGGCGGTGGGGTATGGGCTGCAGATACTGGATGCTCTGGAGCACGCTCACCAGAACGGCATCATTCACAGAGATGTGAAACCCCACAACATCCTGGTGACGGCAGATGGCCGGGTGAAGGTTGCGGATTTCGGAATCGCCCATGCGGTTTCTGCCACCGGCCTGACCGAGGCCGGGACAGTACTGGGTACGGTGAACTACACCTCACCCGAGCAGGCGCGCGGCGAGGCCGCAACGGCCGCGTCTGACCTCTACTCCCTAGGGGTGGTCATGTATGAGATGCTTACAGGAAGGCTGCCTTTCCAGGGTGATACAGCAGTGGCCGTGGCCCTCAAGCACATACATGAGCGCCCCGTTCCGCCAGGGGCGATCAACCCCGCAGTGCCAAAGCAGCTCGAGCGGGCAGTGCTGCGCGCACTCGACAAGAACCCAAGGAACAGGTGGGCCAGTGCGCGTGCGTTCAAGTTCGCACTTCTCAGGGCAGGCACTGTGGGTGATGGGAACAGCAGGCTGCGCGATGAGAAGCCGTCCCTCGAAGGGCGCACTGGAGAGGGACCCGATGACCTGAATATCACAAGACCTTTCGGCAGCGCGGGGGAGGCAACGAACTTGAAACCTCAGAATCCCGCCGGCGCGAAGTCAGGCAGGCAGGTGCGAGTTCTGGCCGCGGTCGTGGTGGCCCTGGTGCTCATCTCGGCGACCTTGGCCTTCGCCCTTCGGGCCTTCCAGGACTGGATCAACGTAGAAGAAGTGACCGTGCCGGACATCGTGGGCAGGACTCTGCCTGAGGCTGAGAGCCTAATGAGGCAGAACCACCTCAGACTGGATTCGTCTGTGAAGCGTTATGATGACCTGGTAGAGTACAACCGAGTCATAGAACAGGACCCCCCTGCGGGGACGAAACGGAAGATCAACTCCACGGTGCGTGCGGTGATTAGCCTCGGGCGTGAGATGGTCACAGTTCCGGACCTGTTCAACGATACTCTACGAGAGGGCCAGCTAGAACTGGAACGGGCACAACTGGTCTTTGGCGAGCAGGATACCGGGTTCCACCAGGACGTTGCGGCCGGGCGAGTCATATCCCAGGTGCCCGAGGCCGGAACCTACGTGCCCAAAGGCACGCGGGTGGATGTTACGGTCTCCTCCGGGCCTCCTCCTCCGCCCAGTGAGGTGCCTCTCGTGATCGGACTCAGTCTCGAGAGAGCCAGAGAACGCCTGGCGGAAGCGGGTTTCACTGTAGGGGAGGTTACC